The following are encoded together in the bacterium genome:
- a CDS encoding PAS domain S-box protein, whose amino-acid sequence MLGCARGPRRGGAAMLPSAIDPLGALEALVDPILVGDATGRPLFVNAAWRAELGWSAEALAAAGLAALAAGDGPFAAALRQAPAQLAAASGRLEFGSCALRAADGRVQRAAARLHALSDAPPTAFLLQLRLRCDCTAERETLRAVFESLSDGLYIKNAELRYVAINPTLCGLHGRSEEELIGRRAADLFPAATAEALEASDRRALAGERVESVHEIPMPDGLHTMRIVKTPLRDAGGRIVGLCAVARDVGDAQALESALRTSEERLRLLSENIPGVLFSYLRDTQGRREATYHSRGLEAVIGAENARRVRSGEIEYRSLIHPDDLDRMPQHLPVPGSDSLSFEAEYRVQDGYGGYRWVHVRSTRVLLPDGRTRCHGVLLDVDERRRIDSALHELSSRLQALTDQLPGVVFSYRRRPDGHREAVYISPGLDVLLGPKFAWQIQQDMDALHTLIHPEDVAAVVDGDRHDGPGRWSSDVEYRTLTDGGIYRWVYSRASGLLEPDGTIVWHGVIVDIDERKRLESALRQASLSLQTLADNLPGVVYSYRHLPDGRRESLYISPRGLEEIIGPQNAARMRLDLDYHDRLLHPEEQASFSPLRPGPSDETLRFGREYRLRHDDGSYRWVDSRATGFPQADGSVIWHGLMINISRRKRAEEELRLHSETLERTNRELNAAILQAESAIQARGRFLATISHEIRTPLTAILGFAELLLASPERADLQESLELIRDNGHYLLRIINDVLDYSKIEAGRLQLERETFAPAAFLGELCALMRVRAEAKGLSLKLELDPRLPAALQGDPTRLRQILLNLLGNAIKFTEQGRVTLRGRYQEDEPPRLLVDVEDTGIGLPPGDPERLFEAFVQGDPSDARAFGGTGLGLAISRSLAGLLGGDIALASVPSGGSCFTLSVPAHLEPAAACAGAPATAPQRLPGRVLVVEDNATNRVLIRLLLEALGTTVVDAPDGQAALAAVAAATPPFDVILMDIQMPGLDGYEVTRRLREQGCRTPIVALTAHALDGHRERCLAAGCDAYCAKPIDRQELLGVLAACVARSEAGR is encoded by the coding sequence ATGCTCGGGTGCGCCCGCGGCCCCCGCCGCGGAGGAGCTGCGATGCTGCCGTCTGCCATCGATCCCCTGGGCGCCCTCGAAGCCCTCGTGGACCCGATTCTCGTCGGGGATGCGACGGGTCGACCGCTCTTCGTGAACGCCGCCTGGCGCGCGGAGCTCGGCTGGAGCGCGGAGGCGCTGGCCGCTGCGGGGCTGGCCGCGCTCGCAGCCGGCGACGGCCCCTTCGCAGCCGCGCTGCGGCAGGCCCCCGCCCAGCTGGCCGCGGCCTCGGGACGGCTCGAGTTCGGGTCCTGCGCGCTGCGCGCGGCGGACGGCAGGGTCCAGCGCGCCGCCGCGCGGCTGCACGCCCTGTCCGACGCGCCGCCGACGGCCTTCCTGCTCCAGCTTCGCCTGCGCTGCGACTGCACAGCCGAGCGCGAGACCCTGCGCGCGGTCTTCGAGAGCCTCAGCGATGGGCTCTACATCAAGAATGCCGAGCTGCGCTACGTGGCGATCAATCCGACCCTCTGCGGCTTGCACGGGCGCAGCGAGGAGGAGCTGATCGGCAGGCGCGCGGCCGATCTCTTTCCCGCCGCCACGGCCGAGGCGCTCGAAGCCTCCGACCGCCGCGCTCTCGCGGGCGAGCGCGTGGAGAGCGTCCACGAGATTCCGATGCCCGACGGCCTGCACACCATGCGGATCGTCAAGACGCCCCTGCGCGACGCCGGCGGTCGCATCGTCGGGCTCTGCGCCGTCGCGCGCGATGTCGGCGACGCGCAGGCGCTCGAGAGCGCCCTGCGCACCAGCGAGGAGCGCCTGCGCCTCCTCTCCGAGAACATACCCGGCGTGCTCTTCTCCTACTTGCGCGACACGCAGGGACGGCGGGAGGCGACCTATCACAGCCGCGGCCTGGAGGCGGTGATCGGCGCGGAGAACGCCCGTCGCGTGCGCAGCGGTGAGATCGAGTATCGCAGCCTGATCCACCCGGACGATCTCGACCGGATGCCGCAGCATCTCCCGGTGCCGGGCAGCGACAGCCTCAGCTTCGAGGCCGAGTACCGCGTGCAGGACGGCTACGGCGGCTACCGCTGGGTGCACGTGCGCAGCACGCGCGTCCTCCTGCCCGACGGCCGCACCCGCTGCCACGGCGTGCTCCTCGATGTCGATGAGCGGCGCCGCATCGACAGCGCCCTGCACGAGTTGAGCAGCCGCCTGCAGGCGCTCACCGATCAGCTCCCCGGCGTCGTCTTCTCCTACCGCCGCCGCCCGGATGGACATCGGGAGGCCGTGTACATCAGTCCCGGTCTGGACGTGCTGCTCGGTCCGAAGTTCGCCTGGCAGATCCAGCAGGACATGGACGCCCTGCACACCCTGATCCACCCGGAGGACGTGGCTGCCGTCGTCGATGGCGATCGCCACGACGGACCCGGCCGCTGGTCGAGCGATGTCGAGTACCGCACGCTCACCGACGGCGGCATCTATCGTTGGGTGTATAGCCGCGCGAGTGGCCTGCTCGAGCCGGACGGCACGATCGTCTGGCACGGCGTCATCGTCGACATCGACGAGCGCAAGCGCCTGGAATCGGCGCTGCGCCAGGCCTCGCTGAGCCTGCAGACCCTGGCCGACAACCTGCCGGGCGTCGTCTACTCGTATCGACACCTACCGGACGGCCGGCGCGAGAGCCTCTACATCAGCCCGCGCGGCCTCGAGGAGATCATCGGGCCCCAGAACGCGGCGCGCATGCGCCTGGATCTCGATTATCACGACCGCCTGCTCCATCCCGAGGAACAGGCCAGCTTCTCGCCGCTGCGGCCGGGCCCGAGCGACGAGACGCTGCGCTTCGGCCGCGAGTACCGGCTCCGCCACGACGACGGGAGCTATCGCTGGGTCGACTCGCGCGCGACGGGTTTTCCGCAGGCCGACGGTTCCGTCATCTGGCATGGTTTGATGATCAACATCTCCCGCCGCAAGCGCGCCGAGGAAGAGCTGCGCCTGCACTCGGAGACCCTCGAGCGCACCAACCGCGAGCTGAACGCGGCGATCCTCCAGGCCGAGAGCGCGATCCAGGCGCGCGGCCGCTTCCTCGCGACGATCAGCCACGAGATCCGCACGCCGCTGACCGCCATCCTCGGCTTCGCCGAGCTGTTGCTCGCCTCGCCCGAGCGCGCCGATCTCCAAGAGAGCCTGGAGCTGATCCGCGACAACGGCCACTACCTGCTGCGCATCATCAACGACGTCCTCGACTACTCGAAGATCGAGGCCGGCAGGCTCCAGCTCGAGCGCGAGACCTTTGCGCCGGCGGCCTTCCTCGGTGAGCTCTGCGCCCTGATGCGCGTGCGCGCCGAGGCCAAGGGCCTCAGCCTCAAGCTCGAGCTCGATCCGCGCTTGCCGGCGGCGCTGCAGGGCGATCCTACCCGCCTGCGCCAGATTCTCCTCAACCTGCTCGGCAATGCGATCAAGTTCACGGAGCAGGGTCGGGTCACGCTGCGCGGCCGCTATCAGGAGGACGAGCCGCCGCGGCTCCTCGTGGATGTCGAGGACACGGGCATCGGCTTGCCGCCCGGCGATCCCGAGCGCCTCTTCGAGGCCTTCGTGCAGGGCGACCCCTCGGACGCGCGCGCCTTCGGCGGCACCGGGCTCGGCCTCGCGATCAGCCGGAGCCTGGCCGGCCTGCTCGGCGGCGACATTGCGCTGGCCTCGGTGCCGAGCGGCGGCAGCTGCTTCACCCTGAGCGTGCCGGCGCACCTGGAGCCGGCGGCGGCTTGCGCGGGCGCGCCGGCGACGGCCCCGCAGCGCCTGCCGGGCCGCGTGCTCGTCGTCGAGGACAACGCGACGAACCGCGTGCTGATCCGCCTGCTGCTCGAGGCGCTGGGCACGACGGTGGTCGATGCCCCCGACGGCCAGGCCGCGCTCGCTGCGGTGGCCGCCGCGACACCGCCCTTCGATGTCATCTTGATGGACATCCAGATGCCCGGCCTCGACGGCTACGAGGTCACGCGGCGCCTGCGCGAGCAGGGCTGCCGGACGCCGATCGTCGCTCTCACTGCGCACGCCCTCGACGGCCATCGCGAGCGCTGCCTCGCGGCGGGTTGCGACGCCTACTGCGCCAAGCCGATCGATCGGCAGGAGCTGCTGGGCGTGCTGGCCGCCTGCGTGGCGCGCAGCGAGGCCGGCCGCTGA
- a CDS encoding zinc-dependent peptidase has translation MLAPARPPPGGPAPEATMFFLRGRRRRRLLATPLTEAERRLLLAKAPLCAALPAALQPRHEGVLQVLLAEKHFEGADGLTVDEPMRLAILGQAALLQLRAAADYYPGLETILVYPEAFVVSEPEMDEYGIVHEGPDERAGESWGRGVVVLSWADARRESRRRDGYNLVLHEFAHQLDDQTGEADGTPYLSTPALAARWREAFQAAFERHAKLLRLRREVLFDRDAAESPTEFFATAVELFFELPQELRQSYPEVYAVLAEYLELDPAGWAPPQRSARGPR, from the coding sequence ATGCTGGCGCCGGCCCGGCCGCCGCCCGGCGGCCCGGCCCCGGAGGCAACGATGTTCTTTCTGCGCGGACGCCGCCGGCGCCGCCTCCTCGCGACTCCGCTCACGGAGGCCGAGCGGCGCCTGCTCCTGGCCAAGGCGCCCCTCTGCGCGGCCCTGCCCGCCGCGCTGCAGCCGCGGCACGAGGGCGTCCTGCAGGTGCTTCTCGCCGAGAAGCACTTCGAGGGCGCCGATGGGCTGACGGTCGACGAGCCGATGCGCCTGGCCATCCTCGGCCAGGCCGCGCTGCTGCAGCTCCGCGCAGCCGCGGACTACTATCCGGGGCTGGAGACAATCCTCGTCTACCCGGAGGCCTTCGTCGTCAGCGAGCCGGAGATGGACGAGTACGGCATCGTGCACGAGGGGCCCGACGAGCGGGCGGGCGAGTCCTGGGGGCGCGGCGTGGTCGTGCTGAGCTGGGCGGATGCGCGGCGCGAGTCGCGGCGGCGCGACGGCTACAACCTGGTCCTCCACGAGTTCGCGCACCAGCTCGACGACCAGACCGGCGAGGCCGACGGCACGCCCTACCTGTCGACGCCCGCGCTGGCCGCGCGCTGGCGCGAGGCCTTCCAGGCGGCCTTCGAACGGCACGCCAAGCTGCTGCGCCTACGGCGCGAAGTGCTCTTCGACCGGGACGCCGCCGAGAGCCCGACCGAGTTCTTCGCCACCGCCGTGGAGCTCTTCTTCGAGTTGCCGCAGGAGCTGCGGCAGAGCTACCCGGAGGTCTACGCCGTGCTCGCCGAGTACCTGGAGCTCGATCCCGCGGGCTGGGCGCCGCCGCAGCGGTCCGCCCGCGGTCCGCGCTGA